In Vitis vinifera cultivar Pinot Noir 40024 chromosome 11, ASM3070453v1, a genomic segment contains:
- the LOC104880797 gene encoding flavonol 3-O-glucosyltransferase-like, whose protein sequence is MDRHVAVLGFPTHAANLFKLLRRLACAAPTTIFSLFNTARAHSTIFSAQHPHGIPKLRVYDVADGVPEDRVLSATHQERIVLFLKATPGNFRDAIEVAEAEIGKKISCLVSDAFLWFTAAMAEEMGVPWVVIRTAALYSLSVHIYTDAIRKAVRVAANMEARLVKVELAMGDTREEVDLIEQGMEKGLDDLRE, encoded by the exons ATGGACAGGCATGTTGCAGTATTGGGGTTCCCCACCCATGCAGCTAACCTCTTTAAACTCCTGCGCCGATTAGCATGTGCCGCACCCACCACCATCTTCTCCTTATTCAACACTGCCAGGGCCCACAGCACCATCTTCTCTGCTCAACATCCCCACGGTATTCCCAAACTAAGAGTCTATGACGTGGCAGACGGCGTGCCAGAGGACCGCGTGCTTTCAGCAACCCACCAGGAACGCATCGTGCTGTTCTTGAAGGCGACACCCGGGAACTTTCGCGATGCTATAGAAGTGGCGGAGGCGGAGATCGGAAAGAAGATAAGTTGCCTGGTGAGTGATGCCTTTTTGTGGTTCACCGCTGCTATGGCTGAGGAAATGGGGGTTCCTTGGGTGGTTATTAGGACTGCTGCGCTTTACTCACTCTCCGTCCACATTTATACTGATGCTATCCGGAAAGCGGTCAGAGTTGCAG ccaacatggaggcaaggctagtcaaggtggagctagccatgggaGACACCCGGGAAGAGGTGGACTTGAttgagcaaggcatggagaagggcttagacGATCTAAGGGAgtag
- the LOC100256515 gene encoding pathogenesis-related protein PR-1, with product MKPYFHILLLILFCNTPFLVSSQSFPEPETRRKVPDNETIYRVSKQLCWGCMAQSLEFLFAHNLVRAAKWELPFTWDFNLENYAKWWAGQRRRDCKVEHSFPEDGFKLGENIYWGNGDTWTPTDAVRAWADEEKYYRYATNTCEVGEICGHYTQIVWRNTRRIGCARVVCDSGDVFMTCNYDPVGNYIGERPY from the coding sequence atgaaaccatACTTCCATATCCTCCTCCTTATTCTCTTTTGCAACACTCCTTTCCTAGTCTCTTCTCAATCATTTCCAGAGCCGGAAACTCGCCGGAAAGTCCCCGACAACGAGACCATATACCGGGTTTCCAAGCAGCTATGCTGGGGCTGCATGGCCCAGTCGCTAGAATTCTTGTTTGCCCACAATTTGGTGAGGGCAGCCAAATGGGAGCTGCCATTTACATGGGACTTCAACCTGGAAAACTACGCCAAATGGTGGGCAGGGCAGAGGAGACGAGACTGCAAGGTGGAGCATTCTTTTCCGGAGGACGGGTTCAAGCTGGGGGAGAATATATACTGGGGTAACGGCGATACATGGACTCCGACTGATGCAGTAAGGGCCTGGGCGGATGAAGAGAAGTATTATAGGTACGCCACGAACACATGCGAGGTTGGTGAAATATGCGGGCACTATACTCAGATTGTGTGGAGGAACACGAGGCGGATCGGATGTGCTCGGGTTGTTTGTGACAGTGGCGATGTGTTCATGACCTGTAACTACGACCCGGTCGGTAATTACATTGGCGAGCGCCCATATTGA